From Phragmitibacter flavus, the proteins below share one genomic window:
- a CDS encoding alpha/beta fold hydrolase, with product MPHIKTNGINMYYDERGEGEPLICIMGVTAPGGVWEAHAAEWSKHFRCILGDNRGVGLTDKPEGPYTTAMMADDYAGLMDELGIESARVVGCSLGSVIAQQLALRHPGKVKSAILMCTWARQDRFGIYTWQHMMKCKATMRPEDFMHYVQMLIFTKPWFDNDDCWDNMKQGLADAAIGAAPQPVHAMEAQAAAAMNHNTLNDLAGFDCPVLVIGGKNDVFTPRWMSEEVAAAIPGAELHLYDDAGHAFHWECLSDFNPRTTDWLLKH from the coding sequence ATGCCACACATCAAGACTAACGGGATCAACATGTATTATGACGAACGCGGTGAAGGGGAGCCGCTCATTTGCATCATGGGGGTGACGGCACCGGGTGGGGTTTGGGAGGCGCATGCGGCGGAGTGGTCGAAGCATTTTCGGTGCATTTTGGGCGACAACCGTGGCGTGGGTTTGACGGACAAACCGGAAGGGCCGTATACGACGGCGATGATGGCGGATGATTATGCGGGATTAATGGATGAGCTGGGGATTGAGTCGGCGCGGGTGGTGGGGTGTTCGTTGGGGAGCGTGATTGCGCAACAACTGGCGCTGCGGCATCCGGGCAAGGTGAAGAGCGCGATTTTGATGTGCACCTGGGCACGGCAGGACCGATTTGGGATTTACACCTGGCAGCACATGATGAAGTGCAAGGCGACGATGCGTCCGGAGGATTTTATGCATTACGTGCAGATGCTGATCTTCACGAAGCCTTGGTTTGATAATGATGATTGCTGGGACAATATGAAGCAGGGGTTGGCGGATGCGGCGATTGGTGCAGCACCCCAGCCGGTGCATGCGATGGAGGCCCAGGCGGCGGCGGCGATGAATCACAACACATTGAATGATCTGGCGGGTTTTGATTGTCCGGTGTTGGTGATTGGCGGGAAAAACGATGTGTTCACGCCGCGGTGGATGAGTGAAGAGGTGGCGGCGGCAATTCCGGGGGCTGAGCTGCATCTTTATGACGATGCAGGGCATGCGTTCCACTGGGAGTGTTTGAGCGATTTCAATCCGCGCACGACGGATTGGTTGTTGAAGCATTGA
- a CDS encoding phosphatidate cytidylyltransferase: MIDYASPVTRNLLSAIFGVLIIASVIGYLLARKAKTDSAKATVSNLNARTKSWWVMVLVLLGALALGHRGTTIIFAFISFFALREFLTATPTKRADYYALCFAFFIILPYQYWLVHTQWYGMFSIMIPVYAFALLPILSVIGGDSTDYLARTARTQWGLMVCVYCISHIPMLLTLPIPADSLRMGSAGLVLFLVCLIQGSDVLQYVWGKLCGKRPVARVLSPKKPLEGLLGGVLTASLLGAAMHRLTPFSPLQAFFVSLLLCFIAFFGGLVMSAIKRERGIKDWGTLIEGHGGMMDRIDSLCFSAPVYFHILRYYFT; encoded by the coding sequence ATGATTGACTACGCCTCACCCGTCACCCGCAACCTCCTCAGTGCCATCTTTGGCGTGCTCATCATCGCCAGCGTCATCGGTTACCTCCTTGCCCGCAAAGCCAAAACCGACAGCGCCAAAGCCACCGTCAGCAACCTCAACGCCCGCACCAAAAGTTGGTGGGTCATGGTTCTCGTGCTTCTCGGAGCCCTTGCCCTCGGCCATCGCGGCACCACCATCATCTTCGCCTTCATCTCCTTTTTCGCCCTGCGCGAATTTCTCACCGCCACCCCCACCAAACGCGCCGACTACTACGCTCTCTGCTTCGCCTTCTTCATCATCCTGCCCTACCAATACTGGCTCGTCCACACCCAGTGGTATGGCATGTTCAGCATCATGATCCCGGTGTATGCATTCGCCCTGCTGCCCATCCTCAGTGTCATCGGCGGCGACTCCACCGACTACCTCGCCCGCACCGCCCGCACCCAATGGGGACTCATGGTCTGCGTTTACTGCATCAGCCACATCCCCATGCTGCTCACCCTTCCCATCCCCGCCGACTCCCTGCGCATGGGCAGCGCCGGCCTCGTGCTTTTCCTCGTCTGCCTGATCCAGGGCAGCGACGTCCTCCAGTATGTCTGGGGCAAACTCTGCGGCAAACGCCCCGTCGCCCGCGTCCTCAGTCCGAAAAAACCCCTCGAAGGCCTCCTCGGCGGAGTCCTCACCGCCAGCCTGCTCGGTGCCGCCATGCACCGCCTCACCCCCTTCAGCCCCCTTCAGGCATTCTTCGTTTCCCTGCTGCTCTGCTTCATCGCCTTCTTCGGCGGCCTCGTCATGTCCGCCATCAAACGCGAACGCGGCATCAAGGACTGGGGCACCCTCATCGAAGGTCACGGCGGCATGATGGATCGAATCGATTCCTTGTGTTTTTCCGCGCCCGTGTATTTTCATATTCTGCGCTACTATTTTACCTGA
- a CDS encoding lysophospholipid acyltransferase family protein, with protein MLRPTAVFLTKLITGANAQWVNCPKDRDCLRIYFANHGSHLDFATLWAALPAFARDKTRPVAARDYWGKNAFTRTIAIGMFNSLLINRETITRKDNPIEQMAAAMREGNSLIIFPEGTRSMDGQMAEFKAGLYHLANKVPEAEVVPVYLENLNRILPKGHLLPIPLLSRVVFGEPMRLQEGERKTDFLLRCRHALESLASPT; from the coding sequence TCACCGGCGCCAATGCGCAATGGGTGAACTGCCCCAAAGACCGCGACTGCCTGCGCATCTACTTCGCCAACCACGGCAGCCATCTCGATTTCGCCACCCTCTGGGCCGCCCTGCCCGCCTTTGCCCGCGATAAAACCCGACCCGTCGCCGCACGCGACTACTGGGGCAAAAATGCCTTCACCCGCACCATCGCCATCGGCATGTTCAACTCCCTGCTCATCAATCGCGAAACCATCACCCGCAAAGACAACCCCATCGAACAAATGGCCGCCGCCATGCGCGAAGGCAACTCCCTCATCATCTTCCCCGAAGGCACCCGCAGCATGGATGGCCAGATGGCCGAATTCAAAGCAGGCCTCTACCATCTCGCCAACAAAGTCCCCGAAGCCGAAGTCGTCCCCGTCTATCTCGAAAATCTCAACCGCATCCTCCCCAAAGGCCACCTCCTTCCCATTCCCCTCCTGAGTCGCGTCGTCTTCGGCGAACCCATGCGACTTCAAGAGGGCGAACGCAAAACCGACTTCCTCCTGCGCTGCCGCCACGCCCTGGAGTCCCTAGCCTCCCCAACCTAG